A genomic region of Xiphophorus couchianus chromosome 9, X_couchianus-1.0, whole genome shotgun sequence contains the following coding sequences:
- the sh3gl1b gene encoding SH3-domain GRB2-like 1b — MSVAGLKKQFYKASQMVSEKVGGAEGTKLDDDFRDLERKVDVTSKAVTEVISKTSEYLQPNPASRAKLSMLNTMSKIRGQVKNPGYPQAEGLLGECMAKYGRELGEDTNFGAALVDVGEAMKRLAEVKDSLDIDVKQNFIDPLQSLCDKDLREIQHHLKKLEGRRLDYDYKKKRQGKIPDEEVRQALEKFHESKEVAETSMYNLLETDIEQVSQLSSLVESQLQYHKQAVQVLEELSDKLQERMIEAQSRPRREYTPKPKPIFDFGENNHSNGGYTSSMAPPPSRNSAPEQPSCKALYDFEPENEGELGFHEGDIIILTNQIDENWYEGMLNGQSGFFPLNYVDVLVPLPH; from the exons ATGTCTGTGGCGGGTTTGAAGAAGCAGTTTTATAAAGCCAGTCAG ATGGTAAGTGAGAAAGTTGGTGGGGCAGAAGGAACCAAACTAGATGATGACTTCAGAGACCTGGAACGG AAAGTTGATGTGACCAGTAAAGCAGTAACGGAGGTGATCTCCAAAACATCGGAGTACCTTCAGCCCAACCCAG CATCACGGGCCAAACTGTCCATGTTGAACACCATGTCAAAGATTCGTGGTCAGGTGAAGAACCCAGGCTATCCTCAGGCTGAAGGCCTGCTAGGAGAGTGCATGGCCAAGTATGGAAGGGAACTCGGAGAAGACACTAACTTTG GCGCTGCTCTAGTGGATGTAGGAGAGGCCATGAAACGGTTAGCAGAAGTGAAGGACTCTCTAGACATCGATGTTAAACAGAACTTTATTGATCCATTACAAAGTTTGTGTGACAAGGACCTTAGAGAGATTCAg CACCATCTGAAGAAGCTTGAAGGCCGTCGGCTGGATTACGACTACAAGAAGAAGCGTCAGGGCAAGATTCCAGATGAGGAAGTTCGACAGGCCCTGGAGAAGTTTCATGAGTCAAAGGAAGTAGCTGAGACCAGCATGTACAACTTGCTGGAGACTGAT aTAGAGCAGGTGAGCCAGCTTTCATCTCTCGTTGAGTCTCAACTTCAGTATCACAAACAAGCCGTCCAAGTGCTGGAGGAGCTCTCAGATAAACTGCAAGAGAG GATGATTGAAGCTCAGTCTCGGCCAAGACGAGAGTACACACCTAAACCCAAACCTATCTTTGACTTCGGCGAGAACAACCACTCCAACGGAGGTTATACATCTTCAATGGCGCCCCCTCCCTCCCGCAACTCTG CCCCAGAGCAGCCGAGCTGTAAGGCCCTGTACGACTTCGAGCCAGAGAATGAGGGAGAGCTGGGCTTCCACGAAGGCGACATCATCATCCTGACCAATCAAATCGATGAAAACTGGTATGAAGGCATGCTAAATGGCCAGTCGGGATTCTTCCCTCTCAACTACGTGGATGTCCTCGTTCCATTGCCACACTAA
- the rorca gene encoding RAR-related orphan receptor C a, with translation MRAQIEVIPCKICGDKSSGIHYGVITCEGCKGFFRRSQQNNAMYSCSRQRNCLIDRTNRNRCQHCRLQKCLALGMSRDAVKFGRMSKKQRDSLYAEVQKHQQSQECAGVGSREDNGDLAEHGRTYRRGSSATLSDLDDITTLPEGLLFDLPLTPEDAGGDYCSLEMLGGSAGSSSSSQSSPEQTSLDFIDSNHSIKHEYQLLHDSGLFSHAILNPLPEGCSLLEIEHIIQSVVKSHVETSQYNTEELKRMAWNIYNPEETRSYQTKSAEVMWQQCTVHITNAIQYVVEFAKRISGFMDLCQNDQIILLKAGCMDVLLIRMCRAYNPINNTLLFDGKFASAQLFKALGCDDLVNAVFDLAKTMSRIQMSDDEMALFSAAVLLSPDRPWLTDVQKIHKLQEKVYVGLQRCLQKEGASEEKLAKMVSKLPMMRSICNLHIDKLEFFHLVHPETAYAFPPLYREVFGSEITFPDSTEG, from the exons CTCAAATAGAAGTCATTCCCTGTAAAATCTGTGGGGATAAATCATCAGGAATCCACTATGGTGTTATCACCTGTGAAGGCTGCAAG GGTTTCTTTCGACGCAGCCAGCAAAACAATGCTATGTACTCCTGCTCAAGACAAAGGAACTGCCTGATTGACCGGACCAACCGAAACCGTTGTCAACACTGCAGGCTGCAGAAGTGTCTCGCTCTTGGCATGAGCCGTGACG CAGTGAAATTTGGTCGCATGTCCAAAAAGCAGCGTGACAGCCTGTACGCAGAGGTCCAGAAGCACCAGCAGTCACAGGAGTGCGCTGGAGTCGGCTCCCGCGAGGACAATGGAGACCTAGCAGAGCACGGCCGCACCTACAGGAGAGGCTCCAGCGCCACGCTCAGCGACCTGGACGACATCACAACCTTGCCGGAGGGCCTGCTTTTTGACCTACCCCTCACCCCAGAGGATGCAGGTGGAGATTACTGCAGCCTGGAAATGCTGGGAGGAAGTGCAGGGAGCAGCTCGTCCTCTCAGAGCTCTCCAGAGCAGACCAGCTTGGACTTTATTGACAGCAACCACAGCATCAAACACGAGTACCAGCTGTTGCATGATTCTGGACTCTTCTCTCATGCCATCCTCAACCCTCTGCCAGAGGGCTGCTCCCTTTTGGAAATAG AGCATATAATCCAGAGTGTAGTGAAGTCCCATGTTGAGACAAGCCAGTACAACACAGAGGAGCTGAAGAGGATGGCATGGAACATCTATAATCCAGAAGAGACTCGTTCATACCAGACCAAA TCAGCTGAAGTGATGTGGCAGCAGTGCACGGTTCACATCACCAACGCAATTCAGTATGTGGTGGAGTTTGCCAAACGCATCTCTGGCTTCATGGACCTCTGTCAAAATGATCAGATTATTCTACTTAAAGCAG GGTGCATGGATGTCCTTCTGATCCGTATGTGCCGAGCCTACAACCCCATCAATAATACACTGCTTTTTGATGGAAAGTTTGCAAGTGCTCAGCTTTTTAAAGCTCTTG GCTGTGATGACCTTGTGAATGCTGTGTTTGACTTAGCAAAAACTATGAGTCGTATACAGATGTCAGATGACGAGATGGCTCTGTTCAGTGCTGCGGTCCTTCTGTCTCCAG ACCGACCTTGGCTGACAGATGTCCAGAAGATCCATAAACTGCAGGAGAAGGTTTATGTGGGTCTGCAGCGCTGTCTGCAAAAAGAGGGTGCATCAGAGGAGAAGCTAGCAAAG ATGGTGTCTAAGCTTCCCATGATGAGGTCCATTTGTAACCTCCACATAGATAAGCTGGAGTTTTTCCATCTAGTTCACCCTGAGACGGCATATGCCTTCCCTCCTTTGTACAGGGAAGTTTTTGGGAGCGAAATTACCTTCCCGGACTCTACCGAGGGCTAG